One Chiroxiphia lanceolata isolate bChiLan1 chromosome 28, bChiLan1.pri, whole genome shotgun sequence genomic window, GTCCCCTCCACGTCCCTGGGGGGGGTCACTCactgcctccccctcctctccctgtccctccgGGTGTCCCCCATCAactcccctgtcccctccacgTCCCTGGGGGTGCCCCCATTAACTCCCCCTGTCCCGGGGGTGTCCCCCCTCACCCCTGTCCCCCCGTGCCCAGGGTGCCATGTTCCGGTGCAGTGCCCGTTGCTGTGAGGACGGCTCAGCCTCCATGCAGGAGGTCCAGCGCTGCATCGAGCGCTGCCACGCGCCCCTGGCCCAGGCCCAGGCCATCGTCACTGCCGAGCTCGAGCACTTCCAGGTGAGACATTTtcccccccagtgccagccccgTGCCCCCCAGCACACCCTGAaccagccctgcccacccccacACCCTGTGCAGGGCCTGACCCCCCCCAAATCTCTGCACCCCCTCACTGCAAGTCCTGTGCCCCCTAAATATGCCCTCTGCCCCGAAGTGCATCTCCTCTGCCCCCCaacacaccctgtgccccccattGTATCTCCTGCATCCCCCAacattccctgtgcccccacGTGTCCTGTGCCCCCTCAACACGCCCTGTGCCCTCCATCCAGTGCATCTCCTGTGCTCCCCAACACCCTGTgtgccccccagcacccccataCAGCCCatgacccccccaaatccctgttcACCCCCCCCAGGACCGGCTGAGCCgctgctccctgcagtgccGGGACCAGGCGAAGGACGCGCTGGACTCGGGGGGCTCGGAGCCCAAGGTGAGGGGGCAGCTGGACGCCTGCCTGGCCTCCTGCGGGGACCAGCACCTGCGCCTCGTGCCCCTCATGGCCAGGAAGATGAGGGACGGGCTGGCTGCCATCCAGCAGTGATGGGGGGGCACCGGGGAGACCCCCCCAACGGCCTCATTGAAGGAGAGCGGCTGCGGGAATTCACAAAGCGCAGCTGGGACACATCGAAGGACATTGGTACCACCCAAACCCCGCTTGGGATCCCCCAAAATATACTTGGTACAacccaaaactcacctgggacCCTCCAAATACACCTGGGAGTTCTCAAAACGTACCTGGGATTCACCAAAGGACATTGGTACCACCCAAACCCCgcctgggaccccccaaaatacaCTTGGTACAacccaaaactcacctgggacACACACCCCACCCCAAAATACACCTGAGCTGGCTCTGGCTTCTCCTGCACCCCAAAATACAGCTGGGACACACCCCCAAATACACCTGGAAATTCCCAAAACACGCCTGGGATACACCAAAAGATATTGGTACAacccaaaactcacctgggacccccccaacTGGGACTCCCCAAAACACACGAGGGGCCCTTCCCATGGGTGCTGGGGGTGTCCTGGGTGGGTGGGTGAGGGTGGGGCTGGTGGGCACCCCCATcttgggggggctcaggggaggATGGGGCACACAAATGGGGCTGGTGggcacccaggggtgccccCCCAACTTGAGGGGCTCggggggctgtggtggggagggtggggctggggggagcccAGAGCGCCCTGTGCGGGGCGATGCTGGTGTGGGGTGACCCCAAATGTGCTGGGGGGCGGTGGGGGGGTCTGCAGGGCTCAGGGGGACCCCCGTGTGTGTGTACATGGCATGGGGCGGCTCCTGCACacgggcacagccctggggtgaGCCCTGGCCACACACACATTGCACACGTgtacacacatgtgcacacacaccgTACACGCACCATGTATGGACATGGGCACACATGTATAACACATGTACACAAGATGTGCACACACACCCtacacacgtgtgcacacacacacacactgcacacactgcacGTGTATGGACATGGGCACACATGTATAACACACACGtacacacgtgcacacacacaccccctaCACAcgtgcacagacacacactgtGCACACATGGCATGCATGTGgacatgtgcacacacatgcacacaacgTGCACACAACATGCACACATGCACTCACctcacacacacgcacacacgtTTGTTCACACACACATGTTCTCACACACccgtacacacacacacgttctcacacacacacatgttcTCACACACACGTGTTCACACGTGTTCACACACCCGCACACCCCATGGCGGCCGTACCGTATCTCCCGTAAAGCCTCGCACGTCCCGCTCCCCCCCAACCTACCGCGCCGCTACTCGAATCAGTGCGGTAGCGGCGCCGCGGGCTGCCATTGGCTGGCGGGCCTCAGTGACGTCGGGGCGCGGTGACGTCAGAGCCAGCGCGCGGCAGGGACGAGCTGAGGGCGCCATGAGCAAAGCGCACCCGCCGGAGCTGAAAAAGTGGGTCCGGGGGCGGCACCGGGGGTGGGACCGGGCCGGGACCGGGTCGGGGGGCGAGGGGGCCGAGGGGAAGCGCGGGGGCAGCCGCTTGCCGCTGTTTCGGCGTGCACCGCGCTGTCATGGCGGCGGCGGGGTGGTCGCCCCGGTGTGATGGCGGCGGTGGAGGGGGGAAGGTGCGGGGGGGTCTCTCGCCCCGTTTCCCCCCCGCCGGTGCTGACCCGGCCGCCGTTTCGTTGC contains:
- the FAM136A gene encoding protein FAM136A is translated as MAEAEAAQGRVQAAVESAVQGLERERIRAMQGAMFRCSARCCEDGSASMQEVQRCIERCHAPLAQAQAIVTAELEHFQDRLSRCSLQCRDQAKDALDSGGSEPKVRGQLDACLASCGDQHLRLVPLMARKMRDGLAAIQQ